From a region of the Bacillota bacterium genome:
- a CDS encoding aminoacyl-tRNA hydrolase: MKLLVGLGNPGRKYVKTRHNVGFLVIERLADKLDIPITRPFFRAQVGQVFIAGEKVILAKPQTFMNASGQSVAPLLNWYKLSLADLMVVYDDLDLTPGVMRIRPKGGSGGHRGMASIMEHLGSGDFARLRVGIGKPEPDQRDTSDWVLGKFDREEKKEIEATVEKAVDALHAFVKEGINQAMNRYNV; the protein is encoded by the coding sequence ATGAAGCTTCTAGTGGGTTTGGGTAACCCGGGCAGAAAATATGTGAAAACAAGGCATAACGTAGGGTTTTTAGTTATTGAACGGCTGGCCGATAAGCTCGATATACCGATAACCCGCCCATTTTTTCGAGCTCAGGTGGGACAGGTATTTATAGCTGGTGAAAAAGTAATACTGGCCAAGCCCCAAACATTTATGAATGCCAGTGGACAGTCCGTAGCCCCACTTTTAAATTGGTATAAGCTTTCATTGGCGGATTTGATGGTTGTATATGATGATCTGGACCTGACTCCCGGAGTAATGCGTATCCGCCCCAAGGGAGGAAGCGGCGGACACCGAGGTATGGCCTCTATTATGGAACACCTCGGCTCAGGAGATTTTGCCCGTTTAAGAGTGGGAATAGGTAAGCCTGAGCCGGACCAGAGGGATACCAGTGATTGGGTCTTAGGAAAATTTGACCGTGAAGAAAAAAAAGAGATAGAGGCCACCGTGGAGAAGGCGGTGGATGCTCTACATGCCTTTGTAAAAGAAGGTATTAATCAGGCCATGAATAGATACAATGTTTAA
- a CDS encoding photosystem reaction center subunit H, translating to MRKSKKFLSMPVIGLQEGRQIGSVKGLVVDPSLKQVVALIIEQKGWFKEQKYVDFNKVKSVGEDAVTIDQTSSAERGSSLPNIIKLLKDNIEIIGARIVTENGTLLGYADEYYVDMASGQLVGLEFTDKFLSSVMHGKAFLDTNYVNTIGKDVIVCADEATDNVIKIEGGIQETMKSFKDSTSYIWDNTVQKTRNFSTSLNKSLGKSKSPKDSKQKEEPAQPDEYTGKPPSSED from the coding sequence ATGCGCAAAAGTAAAAAGTTTTTATCCATGCCGGTCATAGGTCTACAAGAAGGCCGGCAAATAGGTTCGGTGAAAGGTCTGGTAGTAGACCCGTCCCTCAAGCAAGTTGTTGCCCTGATTATCGAACAAAAGGGATGGTTCAAAGAACAAAAGTATGTTGATTTCAACAAAGTTAAAAGTGTCGGCGAAGACGCCGTCACCATTGACCAAACTTCAAGTGCTGAACGGGGAAGTAGCCTACCCAATATAATAAAACTGTTAAAAGATAACATTGAAATAATTGGTGCCCGTATTGTCACTGAAAACGGCACTCTTTTGGGTTACGCCGACGAGTATTACGTAGACATGGCTTCAGGACAGCTGGTAGGACTGGAATTCACGGATAAATTCCTAAGTAGTGTAATGCACGGTAAAGCTTTTTTAGACACAAACTATGTTAACACGATAGGAAAAGATGTAATAGTGTGTGCCGATGAAGCCACGGATAATGTAATCAAAATAGAAGGCGGCATCCAGGAAACAATGAAATCCTTTAAGGACTCTACATCGTACATTTGGGACAATACAGTCCAAAAAACCCGAAACTTTAGTACATCATTAAATAAATCTCTGGGTAAATCAAAAAGTCCTAAAGACTCCAAACAAAAAGAAGAACCGGCACAGCCGGACGAATATACCGGTAAACCTCCGTCATCTGAAGACTGA
- a CDS encoding GntR family transcriptional regulator: MDKPKLVPIKLNNYKPLREIVFESLREAIIHGTLRPGERLMELQLAEQMGVSRTPVREAIRKLELEGFVVMVPRKGAYVSGISVKDIIDIFEVRASLESLAAGLAAERITEEELDQLERALFQIQEVSMGDNIGVVAEKDASFHALLFRSSRNQRLVAMITHLQEQIQRFRTTSLAVPGRTKHAVAEHKNIVDAIGERNAELAQALAREHVENAEQSFLKVLQEAEEQND; this comes from the coding sequence ATGGATAAACCCAAACTTGTGCCGATTAAACTTAATAATTATAAACCCCTGCGGGAAATCGTTTTTGAGTCTTTAAGAGAAGCTATTATACATGGGACTCTTAGGCCGGGAGAACGTTTGATGGAACTCCAATTGGCAGAGCAGATGGGGGTAAGTAGAACTCCGGTAAGGGAAGCTATCCGCAAGCTGGAGTTGGAAGGATTTGTGGTCATGGTACCTCGAAAAGGTGCCTATGTCTCAGGTATCTCCGTAAAGGATATCATTGACATTTTTGAAGTTAGAGCATCCTTGGAATCTTTAGCCGCCGGGCTGGCCGCTGAGAGAATAACCGAAGAAGAGTTGGATCAACTGGAAAGAGCCCTGTTTCAAATACAGGAAGTGAGTATGGGAGATAATATAGGTGTAGTAGCAGAAAAAGATGCTAGCTTTCACGCACTTCTTTTCCGAAGTAGCAGGAACCAACGCTTGGTGGCCATGATAACTCATTTGCAGGAGCAGATACAGCGTTTTAGAACTACCTCCTTAGCTGTACCCGGGCGTACTAAACATGCCGTGGCAGAGCATAAGAATATTGTAGATGCCATTGGTGAACGAAATGCGGAATTGGCCCAGGCGCTGGCCCGGGAACATGTTGAAAACGCTGAGCAAAGTTTTTTAAAAGTATTACAGGAGGCCGAAGAACAAAATGATTGA
- a CDS encoding septation protein SpoVG, translating to MNVTDVRVRKILTDGKMKAIVSVTLNDMFVIHDVKVVEGQKGLFVAMPSRKTPDGEFRDIAHPINTSAREIIQSAVLDAYEKAATITAV from the coding sequence GTGAACGTTACAGATGTTAGAGTGCGAAAGATTCTCACCGACGGCAAAATGAAGGCTATTGTTTCAGTGACCCTGAACGATATGTTTGTTATTCACGATGTAAAAGTCGTAGAGGGACAAAAGGGTTTATTTGTAGCGATGCCCAGCCGTAAAACACCTGACGGTGAATTTAGAGACATTGCCCATCCTATCAATACCTCCGCCAGGGAGATTATCCAGTCGGCAGTACTGGACGCCTATGAAAAAGCAGCTACCATAACAGCTGTTTAA
- a CDS encoding threonine ammonia-lyase has protein sequence MNEAINLDDIRQAAERLKGIAHYTPLDYSETFSGMTGSSIYLKLENMQKTGSFKIRGAFNVIVGLPEKEKEKGVIAASAGNHAQGVAFAAARLGIKSTIVMPKGAPIAKIIATSNYGSEVILAGNNYDEAYRHASSLQKETGATYIHGFDDYRIMAGQGTVSIELLEQLPGLDAVVVPVGGGGLIAGMAYAFKELNTGIKVIGVQAKGAPAVLESKKAGVLKTVSSACTIADGIAVGEPGRNTFKIICRYVDDMVTVDDEEISRALLLLLERSKLVVEGAGAAGLAAVLQDKITCRGQRVAVILTGGNIDSNMMSVIIERGLVKDGRRLRISCLLPDSPGSLERLLTEVSHHNCNVISITHDRTNPGIPLKKARVDLILETRNQEHILQIKKALEERGYITKEF, from the coding sequence ATGAATGAAGCTATTAATTTGGATGATATACGGCAGGCCGCGGAACGTCTAAAGGGAATAGCACATTATACTCCCCTGGACTATTCCGAAACCTTCAGTGGCATGACGGGCAGCAGCATTTATTTGAAACTGGAAAATATGCAGAAAACCGGTTCATTTAAGATAAGAGGTGCCTTTAATGTCATTGTCGGCCTGCCAGAAAAAGAAAAAGAAAAGGGAGTGATCGCTGCTTCCGCGGGAAACCATGCTCAGGGAGTGGCATTTGCAGCAGCACGATTGGGGATCAAATCAACTATAGTGATGCCCAAGGGAGCTCCCATCGCTAAGATAATTGCCACCTCTAATTACGGGTCTGAAGTGATATTGGCCGGAAATAATTATGACGAAGCTTACCGCCATGCAAGTAGCTTACAAAAAGAAACCGGTGCCACGTATATCCATGGTTTTGACGACTATAGAATTATGGCCGGGCAGGGCACGGTCTCTATTGAGCTTTTGGAACAATTGCCCGGGTTGGATGCGGTGGTAGTACCTGTTGGCGGAGGGGGGCTGATTGCGGGTATGGCATATGCTTTCAAGGAATTAAATACCGGTATAAAGGTTATCGGGGTCCAGGCAAAAGGAGCACCTGCCGTACTGGAGAGCAAAAAAGCCGGTGTGTTAAAAACTGTATCTTCAGCCTGTACAATAGCTGATGGAATAGCTGTAGGTGAACCGGGTAGGAACACTTTTAAGATAATTTGCCGATATGTGGACGATATGGTAACGGTGGATGATGAAGAAATCTCCCGTGCCCTTCTACTCCTGCTGGAAAGATCCAAACTGGTGGTGGAAGGTGCGGGAGCAGCCGGTCTGGCCGCTGTCTTACAGGACAAAATTACGTGCCGGGGCCAAAGGGTGGCGGTAATACTTACGGGCGGTAATATTGACAGTAACATGATGTCAGTGATCATTGAAAGAGGTCTGGTAAAAGATGGCCGGCGTTTGCGGATCAGCTGTCTGCTACCAGATTCCCCGGGGAGTTTGGAAAGGCTGCTGACAGAGGTGTCACATCATAATTGCAATGTAATTAGCATTACTCATGACCGTACAAATCCCGGCATACCTTTAAAAAAAGCCAGGGTTGATCTGATACTGGAAACCAGGAACCAGGAACATATACTACAAATAAAAAAAGCATTGGAAGAAAGGGGATACATTACAAAAGAGTTTTAA
- the mfd gene encoding transcription-repair coupling factor produces MSGLLKPLYETPEFKEIEKSLRQNMKRQMIFGVTSSYRDYIMAGLAHGSDGMVLIVTPGEKEAAEITGNLGTFLDMPVYHFPSLELIPFQILAQDRKTLARRLEVLEALCNSQEKKVVVASVEAVMRRLCPCDVFSRSRVRLTVGERQEPGVLLKTLVKLGYERVDLVESTGQVSLRGGILDIYPTSLHQPVRLEFFDDEVDSIRIFDALTQRSYEKLKEITIGPALELVVHEEAWERARETVLNQYQLQYRKLSRYGSPEVIREFEDNLQDVLEYLNNDVFFPGIEQFLPYFYSREVNLIDYLPAGSLILMDEPQRCKDITESIQKERLETYSQLMAKGKALPSQYEGYVDWRYIALSLEKHNTAYFCFLPRQPKFIQPQAVVNFTAKAMHNFLGKVTMLAEEILHWRRTGYAVVLTVSNEERGRLFLSELRENKIDAFYTAYPGEQVKPGNVIITPGHLSGGFELVNARLVIIAEKDIYGRQKKTRRRSKSQDKQEATQRLEPFVDLKVGDYVVHANHGIGKYMGIVPLDIAGIRKEYLLIKYSGEDKLYVPNDQVGLLQKYLGAEADSPKLSRLGGSEWSKAKGRVKQAVREMADDLLKLYAAREADRGYAFNQDSAWQQEFEGNFPYEETPDQIKAIEAVKRDMERSRPMDRLLCGDVGYGKTEVALRAAFKAIMDGKQVAVLVPTTILAQQHFNTFRERFSGYPIRVEMLSRFRTAKEQGKVIEGLASGMVDIVIGTHRLVQNDVKFSDLGLLVVDEEQRFGVAHKEKLKQIKVNVDVLTLTATPIPRTLHMSLVGVRDTSILETPPENRFPVQTYVLEEDPVMIREAIRREIGRGGQVYFVHNRVMDLHAMASWLQELVPEARLAAAHGQMKEDELEQVMLEFLDGAYDVLVCTTIIESGLDISNVNTLIVKEASNFGLAQLYQLRGRVGRSTRMAYAYLTFRKDKVLNELAEKRLGAIREFTEFGSGYKIAMRDLEIRGAGNILGAEQHGHIAAVGFEMYCRLLEEAVREARGEKIDSPVETTVELPVEAYIPDHYIPDTNQKVEIYRRIAKNAGEDRLLEIEDELVDRFGDLPDPVQNLVGIARVKNLAGRLKIKSISKQQEFYKMQFSQEHNLDGEKLVKVSDRYAGKIKFNNTEDEFEIRWRLRDAGMKPLQLLDRLEEFLHNLA; encoded by the coding sequence GTGAGTGGATTGCTAAAGCCTTTATATGAAACACCTGAATTTAAAGAAATAGAAAAAAGCTTGCGGCAAAATATGAAAAGGCAAATGATCTTCGGCGTCACATCGTCATACCGCGACTATATCATGGCCGGCCTGGCACATGGTTCAGATGGTATGGTTTTAATTGTGACTCCAGGAGAAAAAGAAGCCGCGGAAATCACAGGCAATCTAGGAACATTTTTGGACATGCCTGTTTACCATTTTCCTAGTTTGGAACTTATTCCTTTTCAGATTTTGGCTCAGGATAGGAAGACTCTGGCCAGAAGACTGGAGGTTCTGGAGGCACTTTGCAACTCTCAAGAAAAAAAAGTTGTAGTGGCTTCTGTGGAAGCAGTAATGCGTCGGCTGTGTCCCTGTGACGTTTTCTCCCGTTCCAGAGTGAGATTAACCGTTGGCGAAAGACAGGAACCGGGCGTGTTATTGAAAACACTGGTAAAGCTTGGCTACGAGCGCGTAGACCTTGTGGAATCGACTGGACAGGTCAGTCTCCGGGGTGGTATTCTTGATATTTACCCCACATCACTTCACCAGCCAGTCAGGCTGGAGTTTTTTGATGATGAGGTTGATTCCATTAGAATATTTGATGCTCTCACCCAGCGTTCTTATGAAAAATTAAAAGAGATAACCATCGGGCCTGCGCTGGAATTGGTTGTGCACGAAGAAGCTTGGGAACGGGCCAGAGAGACGGTCTTAAATCAGTACCAGCTGCAGTATCGTAAACTCTCTCGCTATGGGAGCCCGGAAGTGATCAGAGAGTTTGAAGATAATTTGCAGGATGTTTTAGAATACCTGAATAATGATGTATTCTTTCCGGGAATTGAACAGTTCTTGCCCTACTTTTATTCCCGGGAGGTAAACCTTATTGATTATTTGCCGGCCGGTTCGCTTATTTTAATGGATGAACCTCAGAGGTGTAAAGATATCACCGAAAGTATACAAAAGGAACGTCTAGAAACGTATTCCCAATTGATGGCCAAAGGGAAGGCGCTTCCCTCACAATATGAGGGATATGTTGACTGGCGGTATATAGCCCTTTCACTGGAGAAACACAATACGGCATATTTCTGTTTTTTACCGCGCCAACCTAAATTTATTCAGCCACAGGCTGTGGTTAATTTTACAGCTAAAGCTATGCATAATTTTTTAGGAAAAGTAACAATGCTGGCGGAAGAGATTTTACACTGGCGCCGCACCGGTTATGCCGTGGTACTTACGGTTTCCAATGAAGAGCGGGGTCGGTTATTTTTGAGTGAATTGCGTGAAAATAAAATAGACGCTTTTTATACTGCGTATCCCGGTGAGCAAGTCAAACCCGGAAATGTGATCATTACCCCCGGGCATCTTTCCGGAGGATTCGAACTGGTAAATGCGCGTCTGGTGATTATTGCGGAAAAGGACATTTACGGCCGGCAGAAAAAGACTCGTAGACGCAGTAAAAGTCAAGATAAGCAGGAAGCAACCCAACGGCTGGAGCCTTTTGTTGATCTTAAAGTTGGCGATTATGTAGTCCATGCGAACCACGGTATCGGTAAATATATGGGCATAGTGCCGCTTGATATAGCCGGCATTCGCAAGGAATACTTATTAATTAAGTATTCAGGCGAAGATAAGCTTTACGTTCCTAATGACCAGGTGGGACTATTACAAAAATACTTAGGGGCTGAAGCCGATTCACCCAAGTTATCCCGGTTGGGTGGGAGTGAATGGTCTAAAGCCAAAGGTCGTGTAAAGCAGGCCGTACGTGAAATGGCCGATGATCTGCTAAAGTTGTATGCAGCCAGGGAAGCGGACAGGGGATACGCTTTTAACCAAGATTCCGCCTGGCAGCAGGAATTCGAAGGTAATTTTCCTTATGAGGAGACGCCGGACCAGATTAAGGCGATAGAAGCTGTAAAGAGAGATATGGAGCGCAGTCGTCCCATGGACCGGCTCTTGTGCGGTGACGTAGGGTATGGCAAAACTGAAGTGGCCCTGCGGGCAGCTTTCAAAGCCATTATGGACGGTAAGCAAGTGGCAGTATTGGTACCAACCACTATTTTGGCCCAACAGCACTTTAATACCTTCAGAGAACGTTTTTCGGGCTATCCTATAAGGGTGGAAATGTTAAGCAGGTTTCGTACTGCCAAGGAACAAGGAAAAGTAATTGAGGGCCTTGCCAGCGGCATGGTAGATATAGTTATCGGTACACACCGCCTGGTTCAAAACGATGTAAAATTTAGCGATCTGGGCCTTCTGGTGGTGGATGAGGAACAGCGGTTTGGAGTTGCTCATAAGGAAAAGCTCAAGCAAATTAAAGTAAATGTGGATGTGTTAACTCTTACGGCAACCCCTATCCCACGTACACTGCATATGTCTCTCGTAGGGGTAAGGGATACCAGTATCCTGGAAACCCCACCCGAGAATCGCTTTCCCGTGCAAACTTATGTGCTGGAAGAAGATCCGGTAATGATAAGGGAGGCCATACGGCGTGAAATAGGACGCGGTGGGCAGGTGTATTTTGTTCATAACCGGGTTATGGACTTGCATGCAATGGCTTCCTGGCTGCAGGAACTGGTGCCTGAAGCGCGTTTAGCAGCGGCCCACGGGCAAATGAAGGAAGATGAGCTGGAACAGGTAATGTTGGAATTCTTGGACGGAGCCTATGATGTACTGGTATGTACCACTATTATTGAGAGCGGTCTGGATATTTCCAATGTAAATACCTTGATAGTAAAAGAGGCCAGTAATTTTGGACTTGCTCAGCTTTACCAGCTTAGGGGAAGAGTGGGGCGGTCGACGCGAATGGCGTATGCATATTTAACTTTTCGTAAGGATAAAGTCCTTAATGAATTGGCAGAAAAGCGCCTTGGAGCTATTAGGGAATTTACAGAATTCGGTTCCGGTTACAAGATTGCCATGAGGGACCTGGAAATTCGTGGAGCAGGTAATATTCTAGGTGCTGAACAGCATGGGCATATAGCCGCTGTGGGATTTGAGATGTATTGCAGGCTGTTGGAAGAAGCCGTGCGAGAGGCCCGGGGCGAGAAAATAGACAGTCCGGTGGAGACCACCGTGGAACTTCCTGTAGAGGCGTATATTCCGGATCATTATATCCCGGATACCAACCAAAAGGTTGAAATTTATCGGCGCATTGCCAAAAATGCGGGTGAGGACCGGCTGTTAGAAATTGAAGATGAATTGGTAGATCGGTTTGGGGATTTGCCTGACCCGGTGCAAAATTTGGTGGGAATAGCGCGCGTCAAAAATCTTGCCGGCCGGCTTAAAATAAAATCTATTAGTAAGCAGCAGGAATTCTACAAAATGCAATTTTCCCAGGAGCACAATTTAGATGGGGAAAAGCTGGTAAAAGTTAGTGACCGGTATGCCGGTAAAATAAAGTTTAATAACACAGAGGATGAATTTGAGATACGCTGGAGGCTCCGGGATGCCGGAATGAAACCCCTGCAGCTTTTGGATAGACTGGAGGAGTTTTTGCATAACTTGGCTTAA
- the glmU gene encoding bifunctional UDP-N-acetylglucosamine diphosphorylase/glucosamine-1-phosphate N-acetyltransferase GlmU, which translates to MDLAAVVLAAGKGTRMKSERPKVLHKVCGKPMATHVIDAVEEAGAQIMVVVVGYKGEEVKKELGNRVVAVMQKEQLGTAHALMQARPVLEGFKGRILVVCGDTPLIKCSTLQTLVNESVRTGSAATVLTSVMEEPAGYGRVIRDFSGNVSKIVEQKDAAPEELEVKEVNTGIYCFAIDGLFDTLAGLKADNAQGEYYLTDIIDFYRKKGLKVTAVSDARPWEILGVNDRKQLAAVEKIMRQEVLDDIMLSGVTVVDPDNTYIESKVEIGKDTIIYPFTMIEGKTVIGENCSIGPSTRLVDVELGQCVKVEQSTVYSSIVGDNSSIGPFAYIRPECVLGKGVKVGDFVEMKKVSVGDGSKIPHLTYLGDSEVGKDVNVGAGTITCNYDGKNKHPTHIGDGAFIGSNANLVAPVRVGEKAVIGAGSTITKDVPPAALGVARSKQKVYDKWKSGNGNKD; encoded by the coding sequence ATGGATCTGGCAGCGGTAGTGCTGGCTGCGGGAAAAGGTACCAGAATGAAATCGGAAAGGCCCAAAGTTTTACATAAAGTTTGCGGTAAACCTATGGCTACCCACGTTATTGATGCCGTAGAAGAGGCGGGAGCCCAAATTATGGTGGTAGTGGTGGGGTACAAGGGTGAAGAGGTAAAAAAGGAACTGGGAAACCGGGTTGTCGCCGTTATGCAAAAAGAACAATTAGGTACAGCCCATGCACTGATGCAGGCACGCCCTGTACTTGAAGGGTTTAAAGGTCGAATATTGGTGGTATGCGGTGATACCCCATTGATTAAATGTTCCACCCTTCAAACTCTGGTCAATGAATCTGTACGCACCGGTTCCGCAGCTACGGTTCTTACATCCGTGATGGAAGAACCAGCCGGGTACGGCAGGGTGATAAGAGATTTTTCGGGTAATGTGTCTAAAATTGTAGAGCAAAAGGATGCCGCACCGGAAGAACTCGAGGTAAAAGAAGTTAATACCGGCATATATTGTTTTGCCATAGACGGTCTTTTTGATACTTTAGCCGGCCTCAAAGCTGATAACGCCCAGGGAGAATACTATCTAACCGATATAATTGACTTTTATAGGAAAAAGGGTTTGAAGGTTACCGCAGTAAGTGATGCCAGGCCGTGGGAAATTTTAGGTGTTAATGACCGCAAGCAGTTAGCGGCCGTGGAAAAAATTATGCGCCAAGAAGTTTTGGACGATATTATGTTATCCGGCGTTACCGTGGTAGATCCGGATAACACTTATATCGAAAGCAAAGTTGAAATAGGGAAGGATACAATTATTTATCCTTTTACTATGATAGAAGGTAAAACGGTCATCGGCGAGAATTGCAGCATTGGGCCTTCCACCAGGCTGGTTGATGTTGAATTAGGCCAGTGTGTTAAGGTGGAACAGTCAACTGTGTATAGCAGTATTGTGGGTGACAATAGCAGCATCGGTCCCTTTGCATACATACGGCCGGAATGTGTTCTCGGCAAGGGTGTTAAAGTTGGGGATTTTGTGGAGATGAAAAAAGTTTCTGTCGGTGACGGTAGTAAAATTCCTCATCTGACCTATTTAGGAGATTCAGAAGTTGGAAAAGATGTTAATGTGGGAGCAGGTACTATTACCTGTAATTATGACGGAAAAAATAAACATCCTACTCACATAGGTGACGGTGCGTTTATCGGTAGTAATGCCAATTTGGTGGCGCCGGTGCGTGTTGGTGAAAAAGCCGTTATAGGTGCAGGATCAACCATTACAAAGGATGTCCCCCCGGCAGCATTGGGGGTGGCCAGAAGCAAGCAGAAAGTGTACGATAAGTGGAAGTCAGGGAATGGTAACAAGGACTAG
- a CDS encoding 50S ribosomal protein L25 has product MAQFDLKAAARTEKGKSYRKQLMNRGWVPGVVYGKKMESLPVELEWRTFHDVMNSGGRNAIINIKVENAGDYQVMVKDMQFDAIKKFLMHVDFQQISMSDAIEVNIPINVDGEIEEGILQIILRELNISCLPGNIPEGINVDVSKLHVGDTLSVNDLEIPEGVEVIDDPEATILTVSSETVAEPEDEEEGEEEEPAEGEAESAE; this is encoded by the coding sequence ATGGCCCAGTTTGATTTAAAAGCAGCAGCTAGAACAGAAAAAGGTAAAAGTTACCGCAAACAATTAATGAACCGGGGCTGGGTACCCGGCGTGGTTTATGGAAAGAAAATGGAGAGTCTTCCTGTTGAATTGGAATGGCGAACCTTTCATGACGTTATGAACTCAGGCGGTCGTAATGCCATTATTAATATTAAAGTGGAGAATGCAGGCGATTACCAGGTAATGGTTAAAGATATGCAGTTCGATGCCATCAAGAAGTTTTTAATGCATGTTGATTTCCAGCAAATATCCATGAGTGATGCCATTGAAGTTAACATACCCATTAATGTTGACGGTGAGATTGAGGAAGGTATACTGCAGATCATCTTGCGGGAGTTGAATATTTCCTGTCTCCCGGGTAATATTCCGGAGGGAATTAATGTGGACGTTTCTAAGTTGCACGTGGGAGATACACTTAGTGTTAATGATCTGGAGATACCTGAGGGAGTAGAGGTAATAGACGATCCTGAGGCTACTATTCTTACTGTAAGCTCTGAAACCGTTGCAGAGCCTGAAGATGAGGAAGAAGGCGAAGAAGAAGAACCGGCAGAAGGTGAAGCAGAATCCGCAGAATAA
- a CDS encoding ribose-phosphate diphosphokinase: MSSRKRLKLFSGNSNVALAEEIAQYLGVSLGSSKVKRFSDGEIQVKINESVRGADVFIIQSTSQSVNENLMELLIMVDAVRRASARRITAVLPYYGYARQDRKTRARDPITAKLVANLLYASGARRVVTMDLHAGQIQGFFDIPVDHLPGVPILAEYFLQQKLDNVVVVSPDLGGVTRARDLAERIGAPIAIIDKRRPEPNVAEVMNIIGNVRGKKVIMIDDIIDTAGTINQGSRAMKEWGAEEIYVCCTHPVLSGPAIQRLAQAPVKEVLVTNTITLSEEKMMDKLKVLSVAPLLGEAIIRIHEDLSVSKLFD, encoded by the coding sequence ATGTCTTCCCGTAAGAGATTAAAATTATTTTCGGGCAATTCCAATGTTGCGCTGGCAGAAGAAATAGCACAATACCTGGGGGTTTCCCTGGGTTCATCAAAAGTAAAACGGTTTTCCGACGGAGAAATACAAGTCAAAATTAATGAAAGTGTCCGCGGAGCAGATGTCTTTATTATTCAGTCTACATCCCAATCTGTGAACGAAAATTTGATGGAACTTCTGATCATGGTGGATGCTGTGAGAAGGGCTTCCGCACGTCGAATTACCGCTGTCCTACCTTATTATGGTTATGCCCGGCAAGACAGAAAAACCCGGGCCAGGGATCCTATAACCGCCAAATTAGTGGCTAATTTGTTATATGCAAGTGGTGCCCGGCGCGTGGTTACCATGGATTTGCATGCGGGCCAGATTCAAGGTTTTTTTGATATACCGGTGGATCACCTGCCGGGTGTCCCCATCCTGGCGGAATATTTCCTACAGCAGAAACTGGATAACGTCGTTGTTGTAAGTCCTGACCTGGGTGGGGTGACAAGGGCCCGGGACCTGGCAGAGCGAATTGGTGCTCCCATTGCTATTATTGATAAAAGGCGGCCTGAGCCCAATGTGGCAGAAGTAATGAATATAATAGGAAACGTAAGAGGCAAGAAAGTTATCATGATTGATGATATAATTGATACCGCGGGAACAATTAACCAGGGGTCGCGGGCCATGAAAGAATGGGGCGCGGAAGAAATATATGTTTGTTGCACCCATCCGGTACTAAGCGGGCCGGCCATCCAGCGGCTGGCACAAGCACCTGTTAAGGAAGTTCTGGTAACCAATACCATTACTTTGTCGGAAGAGAAAATGATGGACAAGCTTAAGGTGCTTTCTGTAGCGCCCCTGTTGGGGGAGGCTATTATACGGATCCACGAAGATCTTTCGGTGAGCAAGTTATTTGACTAA